The genome window TCCCCGTCGAGATAATGAAAAAGGCCTTCGCGGCCGGATTTCTCACTTCCGGCATCCCCGCCGAGTGCAACGGCGCCGGATTCTCGGCCCTGATCAACACCATCGTCTGCGAGGAGCTCGCCTGGGGCTGCGCCGGCATGTACACCTCGATCATGGCCAATACCCTGGCCACCACCCCCATCGTCCTCTTCGGCAGCGACGAGCAGAAGAAGAAGTTCCTGACGCCCCTGACCGAGAAGATGTCCTTCGCCTGCTTCGCCCTGACCGAAAAGGAAGCCGGCTCGGACAACTCGGCCATCCAGACCACGGCGGTGCGCCAGGGCGACCACTATGTCATCAACGGCTCCAAGACCTTCATCACCAACGCCGGCGTTTCGCAGCTGGGCGTGGTGTTCGCCTCCACCGACAAGGACCGCGGCGCCCGCGGTTTGTCGGCGTTCATCCTGCCCATGGACACCCCGGGGGTGACCATCGGCAAGCACGAGAACAAGATGGGCCACCGGGCTTCCAACACCGCCGAAATCTTCTTTGACGAGGTCAAGGTCCCGGCAACGAACCTCCTCAAGCGCGAAGGCATGGGCTTCATCATCGCCATGAAGACGCTCGATTATGCCCGGCCGGCCGTCGGCGCCGGGGGCGTCGGCGTGGCCCGCGCCGCCTTCGAAGAGGCGCTCAAATACTCCCAGACGCGCATCCAGTTCGGGCGCCCCATCGCCTCCTTCCAGCACAACGCCTTCAAGCTGGCCGAGATGGCCACCGCCATCGACGCGGCGCGGCTGATGGTCTACCGCTCCGCCTGGATGCTCGACCAGGGGATGAAAGCCTCCAAGGAGTCGGCCATGGCCAAGGTCATGGCCACCGACGTGGCCATGAGCGTCACCGTCGATGCCGTCCAGCTCTTCGGCGGTTATGGCTACATGAAGGAGTACCCGGTCGAAAAAATGATGCGCGACGCCAAGCTGCTGCAGATCTACGAGGGGACCAACGAAATCCAGAAGCACGTCATTTCACTGGAATTGCTCGGTTCGATGAAAAACATCGGCTGAGTTCATGAACCCGGCAGTTGACGTCATCGTCATCGGCGGGGGCATCATCGGCCTGGCCTCCGCCGCTCACCTGAGCCGGCGCGGCCAAAAGGTCCTGGTGTTGGAAAAAAAATACTCCGGTTCCGGTTCCACCGGCCGCTGCATCGGCGGCATCCGGCAGCAATTTTCAACCCCGGGCGCCATTCGCCTGATGCAGGAAAGCGTCCGCCAATTCCGGTTGATGAAGGAGGAATTCGGTTTTCCGGTGGAATATGTCGAAGGCGGTTACCTGTTCCTGGCCCACGACCCGCAGCGCCTGGAAACATTCAAGTCCATCCTGCCGCTGCAGAAAAAACTGGGGTTGGCCGTGGAAATCCTGGACGTTGCCGGCTGCCTGAAAATCGCCCCGCAGCTGAACCCCGCCGGCCTCCTGGGCGGAGTGTTCTCGCCCGAGGACGGCCAGGCCTACCCGTTCAAGGTTATCGAAGGCTATATCCAGGAAATACGCAGGCTCGGTTCGCAAGTGCGTTTTTTCACCGAGGTCCGCGAAATCCTGCGCGAAAACAACGCCGTCGTCGGCGTGAAAACCGCGGCCGGGGAAACATTTCACAGCCGGATCATCCTGAACGCCGCCGGCCCCTGGGCGCAGGAGATCGGCCGCATGGCCGGTTTGGAACTGCCCATCGCCCCGGAAGAACACGAGGCATTCATCACCGACCGCGTCCCGCCGCTGTTTACGACCATGGTCGTCGATTATCGCGCCGACGGCTGTTACTTCAACCAACGCAGCAACGGCCAGGTGATCGGCTGCTACAGCCCGGTCCCGAACAAGCCGGGCACCATGACCGAATCATCGCTGGAATTCCTGGTCGAGATGTCCAAGCGCACCGCGCGCCTGGTGCCCGGGCTGGCCACGGCCAGGGTCATCCGCCACTGGGGCGGATCCTATTCCATGACTCCGGACGGCAGCCCGTTCATCGACAAGACCGAAATAACCGGCCTTTACGTTGCCAACGGCATGTGCGGCCACGGCTTCATGTTCGCCCCGGCCATCGGCCGCTACATGAGCGAAATCATCCTCGACAATCGTTACCCGTTCGATTGGTCCGAATTCCGCCTAGGGCGCGACCTCTCGAGCCAGGAGCTGATGAAGTAAGATGGCTTTTTTTAATTTTTTCCTGCTGGCCCTCATCGTCTACACCCTGCTCAAATGGATCTGGAGGGGCGGAAAGGCCAAGCCGCAAGAGCCGCAAGTTCGCCGCAAGGAACAGGAGATCGAGGAGATGAAACAGGACCCGGTTTGCGGCACCTATGTCCCGGCCAGCCTGGCCGTCACGGCATGCCGCGACAACGAGACCGTTTATTTCTGCTCCGGCGCCTGCCGCGACAAGTTCCTGCAACCTCCACCAACCCGCTGATCGCCGCCCCGGCCATGCCCAGGCGGCAATCGCCGCTGTTCAGGGTTTCTGCTTGTGATATCCCCTGGCACCGAACGGCCGCAACTTTTCCAGCCACATGACCTCGAGCGTCTTCAGATCCTCACCATAGTCAAGACCGGGTTCCTCTTTCGGCGGCAGGCGATCCAGAACCTCGAAGGCGAATTTCTCCTCGCCCAAGGCGTTGAAATCGCCTTGCAGCTCCCGGTTCATGTGCATGTTGTTCCGGAGCTGGAACCGTTCGCTGTTGATCTTGCCGTTCAGGTCGGCGCTGCGGCCGATGTAAATTTTGTCGTTAGCCAGGTTCTTGATCTGGTAGATCCCCATTGGCCGCGGCGTCTGCTTGAAAAGTTTCTTTTGGGTTTTCAAATCACTCATCATGCCTCCAGCCCATGATAGCACCGAAGCGGGCGCGACAAAAGGGCGTTCATTCCGCGCTTTGCGCCGGCCGCCAGTTTTTCGCCCAGTGGCTGAAGGGCTGGCCGAAGGCCGTGGCGAAGGCACTCTCCAGGTCGCTGCCCTCGCTCAGCTTGCGCAGCAACTGGTGCAGGCGCGCCATGCCATGCTCCTCCAGCAGGTCGGACACCGCCTGCAGGCTCTCCATGTACGCCGCGTAGGCGGCGCTCGGCTCGGCCGGAAAGCCCCTCGCCAGCAGCGATAGAGGAATGACCTGCCAGGCGCTGACCGGCCGGTCGCCGCAGAAGTATTGGGCCAATCCCTCCTGCAGCCACAACGGGCAAGCGGGCGCCAGAAGGAAAAGCAGGGCATGGGTGTACTCGTGGTATAGCACCCGGCGCAATTCCCGCTCGCGGCCCGTCGCCCCCTGCACCGGCAAGCGGATCTTACCGTCGAACTTGCCGAACAAACCGCTCACCCACGCCGGGGCGCTGGTAACATCAGAAAAATCCTTGGCCGTGTAGAGGATGACGCTGATCGGCTGCTCGGGGAAATAGTCCAATTCCTTGCCGATGTCGGCGTAGGCGTCCTTGAGGATGTCCAGCACCATGCGCTTGCTCTCATCGTGCTCGTAGCCGTCGAAGAGCACAACGAAATTCCCGGTGCGGGCGTCGTCGTAATGGCGCTGCACGCGAATTTCCGTTCCCAGCTTCGCCTGCAGGTCGAGCAGCCCGTCATCGGCCTGGATGGCCAAGGCGGCTTGAGCTTGGGCCGACGCCGCTTCCAGATCGTTCTGACGGTAAAGGGCATAGGTTAGCAGCTTGCGGACGGCGAAATCGTTCGGCAGCAAATTGGCCGCCTCGCGCAGTTCGATGACTGCCTCCTCCCAGCGCCCTAGCCGAGCCAGGCAGAAACCAGCGCGGCCGCGGCTGAGCGGGTCGGTCGGAGCCAGGTGCCTGTACGCCGCCAGGGCTCCCGCCACATCTCCCGAGTTGAAAAGGGCGTCGGCCCCCTGCCGCGCGTCGTCCGCTTTTCCGGCCGCATCGCCGGCCGCGGCTGGCGGCAACGTTTCGAAGCCATCGGCGGCGATTGCGGCCGTTGGCGATGGCTCCGGCGGAGCTGCTGGAGGAAGGGACCGGGAACGGCTTGGCGGCGCTGGCCCGACCGGGGCAAGCGGTTTTTCCGCAACGCCGCGCCGCAGCGAACGCGAGACAGAAAGAACGATCACCAGCAGCAGCAGCGCGAGCAACACCAGGCGCCAGAAGCGGCGATCATTCCCATAATTGCGATTTTCCCATTCCCGGCTCATTTCTTCTTCTCAGAACCCTCCTTCAAGACGGACGGAAAACTTCAGCCACTCTATCTTCGGGCAACCGTTCTCTCCCGGCTTCAACTTGAACGCTTCGATGAACAAAGTCCCGCGGCCGAAACGGCGGACCTCCGCCATATCGTCGGCGCTCACCGCCCGATCCGCTTTCTCCCCGGCAATGCTCAAGCCGACTTCGGGGGAGAAAATGAACTGGCGGGGATTGGCGGGCCCAGCCTCGGCTCCATAGGGCCGGGAAAGACAATCGCCGGGTGAGTCGCTTAAATGCCAGCCTTCAATCTCGCGCGGATTCGGGGCGAAATGCAGGGGCGGCGTCAGGCGCGACAGGTTTTCGTCCCGGCCCAATTCCCTGACGACAATTTCCCAGCCGTCCGCTTTGGGTTCGAGGAGAAATTCGAAGCGGGAGGCGAAAGACCGGCAGAATTTTTCCCCGGCCGCAATCTGCCCGGAAATTGTTTCGCAAAAAGCCGGGTATTTGAAGCGGGCCTTGAATTCTTGCCAGGGCATCGCGTTGACCTGATTTTGCAAACCGGCGATGCTGCCCCTGACGATGCCGTCCTGCAGCGCCAGCCAGTATTCACCGCAATGGGACAAGGCCAACCCCGCGCCCGGCTTGGCCCCCGGCCCATTCAGCGCCAACACCCATTCGCTGCCGGGCGGAAAGCCCTCCAGCGTCGGCCGGCAAAGCATCCCATCCCCCATCTGGACGACCAACCCCGAGTCGAGGAGTCC of Candidatus Aminicenantes bacterium contains these proteins:
- a CDS encoding acyl-CoA dehydrogenase family protein, with the protein product MDFALNEELLAFKEETHKFAEKEMRPNAREYDEKNEFPVEIMKKAFAAGFLTSGIPAECNGAGFSALINTIVCEELAWGCAGMYTSIMANTLATTPIVLFGSDEQKKKFLTPLTEKMSFACFALTEKEAGSDNSAIQTTAVRQGDHYVINGSKTFITNAGVSQLGVVFASTDKDRGARGLSAFILPMDTPGVTIGKHENKMGHRASNTAEIFFDEVKVPATNLLKREGMGFIIAMKTLDYARPAVGAGGVGVARAAFEEALKYSQTRIQFGRPIASFQHNAFKLAEMATAIDAARLMVYRSAWMLDQGMKASKESAMAKVMATDVAMSVTVDAVQLFGGYGYMKEYPVEKMMRDAKLLQIYEGTNEIQKHVISLELLGSMKNIG
- a CDS encoding FAD-binding oxidoreductase: MNPAVDVIVIGGGIIGLASAAHLSRRGQKVLVLEKKYSGSGSTGRCIGGIRQQFSTPGAIRLMQESVRQFRLMKEEFGFPVEYVEGGYLFLAHDPQRLETFKSILPLQKKLGLAVEILDVAGCLKIAPQLNPAGLLGGVFSPEDGQAYPFKVIEGYIQEIRRLGSQVRFFTEVREILRENNAVVGVKTAAGETFHSRIILNAAGPWAQEIGRMAGLELPIAPEEHEAFITDRVPPLFTTMVVDYRADGCYFNQRSNGQVIGCYSPVPNKPGTMTESSLEFLVEMSKRTARLVPGLATARVIRHWGGSYSMTPDGSPFIDKTEITGLYVANGMCGHGFMFAPAIGRYMSEIILDNRYPFDWSEFRLGRDLSSQELMK
- a CDS encoding transcriptional regulator, encoding MAFFNFFLLALIVYTLLKWIWRGGKAKPQEPQVRRKEQEIEEMKQDPVCGTYVPASLAVTACRDNETVYFCSGACRDKFLQPPPTR
- a CDS encoding GIY-YIG nuclease family protein yields the protein MSDLKTQKKLFKQTPRPMGIYQIKNLANDKIYIGRSADLNGKINSERFQLRNNMHMNRELQGDFNALGEEKFAFEVLDRLPPKEEPGLDYGEDLKTLEVMWLEKLRPFGARGYHKQKP